Proteins encoded together in one Corallococcus soli window:
- a CDS encoding SPW repeat domain-containing protein, whose translation MYQVQAPQAVLPPVPPRPERVLSREWRRLVDHSAAAGILSRPLFGRLPLRRVLSQDVHSVLDYVAGAALVGAGVAAGGGAAKATGWALGGGVLGVSLLTDYQLSLTKLVPIEAHELADYAYGLGAVLAPFVFGYAKRHPGVAAVHVLVGAVTVVASLFTDYRCQTGMHLGGELATDPEGIGA comes from the coding sequence ATGTACCAGGTCCAAGCCCCGCAGGCCGTGCTGCCCCCCGTTCCTCCGCGTCCCGAGCGTGTCTTGAGTCGGGAGTGGCGCCGGCTGGTGGACCACAGCGCGGCGGCGGGCATCCTGTCGCGGCCCCTGTTCGGCCGGCTGCCGCTGCGCCGCGTGCTGTCGCAGGACGTGCACTCCGTCCTGGACTACGTGGCGGGCGCCGCGCTGGTGGGCGCGGGCGTGGCGGCCGGCGGCGGGGCGGCGAAGGCGACCGGGTGGGCCCTGGGCGGGGGCGTGCTGGGTGTGTCGCTGCTCACGGACTACCAGCTGAGCCTCACGAAGCTCGTCCCCATCGAAGCGCATGAGCTGGCCGACTACGCCTATGGGCTGGGAGCGGTGCTGGCGCCGTTCGTGTTCGGGTACGCGAAGCGCCATCCCGGGGTGGCCGCGGTGCACGTGCTGGTGGGCGCCGTCACCGTGGTGGCGTCGCTGTTCACGGACTACCGCTGCCAGACGGGCATGCACCTGGGCGGGGAGCTGGCCACGGATCCGGAAGGCATCGGGGCCTGA
- a CDS encoding cold-shock protein encodes MATGTVKWFNDAKGFGFITQDGGGEDVFCHHSAINMDGFRTLAEGQKVEFEVTRGPKGLQAQNVRAA; translated from the coding sequence ATGGCTACTGGTACGGTGAAGTGGTTCAACGATGCGAAGGGCTTTGGCTTCATCACGCAGGACGGCGGTGGTGAGGACGTGTTCTGCCACCACAGCGCCATCAACATGGATGGCTTCCGCACCCTGGCCGAGGGCCAGAAGGTGGAGTTCGAAGTGACCCGCGGCCCCAAGGGTCTGCAGGCCCAGAACGTCCGCGCCGCCTGA